From a region of the Tiliqua scincoides isolate rTilSci1 chromosome 4, rTilSci1.hap2, whole genome shotgun sequence genome:
- the LY86 gene encoding lymphocyte antigen 86 isoform X1, translating into MKTFQVASLILLLIYATKSIRWPLHTVCKNDRLELYYRSCDPVQDFALSFDSCAGIEAGHVNIRLATILRHSISELSVDISLDINGNSVVVYSKQICEPNHPRFTFCGKRKGELIYYEGPVSLGLHDIPQGDLGAKVEFFNENHRTIICANLTIKHH; encoded by the exons ATGAAAACATTCCAGGTTGCTTCTCTCATCTTGTTGCTGATTTATGCCACTAAAAGCATCAGATGGCCTCTGCACACAGTCTGCAAGAACGATCGTTTGGAATTATACTACAGAAGCTGCG ATCCAGTGCAAGATTTTGCTCTTAGCTTTGACAGTTGTGCTGGCATAGAAGCTGGGCATGTTAACATCAGATTAGCAACCATTTTAA GGCATAGCATTAGCGAACTGTCTGTGGATATTAGTCTTGACATAAACGGGAATAGCGTCGTGGTTTACTCCAAACAAATTTGTGAGCCGAATCACCCGCGATTTACTTTCTGTGGAAAAAGGAAAGGAG AACTCATCTACTATGAAGGGCCCGTCTCACTGGGATTGCACGATATCCCCCAA GGAGATTTGGGTGCGAAAGTAGAGTTCTTTAATGAAAACCATCGTACTATTATTTGCGCTAATCTCACCATTAAGCATCACTGA
- the LY86 gene encoding lymphocyte antigen 86 isoform X2 gives MKTFQVASLILLLIYATKSIRWPLHTVCKNDRLELYYRSCGHSISELSVDISLDINGNSVVVYSKQICEPNHPRFTFCGKRKGELIYYEGPVSLGLHDIPQGDLGAKVEFFNENHRTIICANLTIKHH, from the exons ATGAAAACATTCCAGGTTGCTTCTCTCATCTTGTTGCTGATTTATGCCACTAAAAGCATCAGATGGCCTCTGCACACAGTCTGCAAGAACGATCGTTTGGAATTATACTACAGAAGCTGCG GGCATAGCATTAGCGAACTGTCTGTGGATATTAGTCTTGACATAAACGGGAATAGCGTCGTGGTTTACTCCAAACAAATTTGTGAGCCGAATCACCCGCGATTTACTTTCTGTGGAAAAAGGAAAGGAG AACTCATCTACTATGAAGGGCCCGTCTCACTGGGATTGCACGATATCCCCCAA GGAGATTTGGGTGCGAAAGTAGAGTTCTTTAATGAAAACCATCGTACTATTATTTGCGCTAATCTCACCATTAAGCATCACTGA